A genomic stretch from Prionailurus bengalensis isolate Pbe53 chromosome E2, Fcat_Pben_1.1_paternal_pri, whole genome shotgun sequence includes:
- the ZNF30 gene encoding LOW QUALITY PROTEIN: zinc finger protein 30 (The sequence of the model RefSeq protein was modified relative to this genomic sequence to represent the inferred CDS: inserted 2 bases in 2 codons; deleted 2 bases in 1 codon), which yields MPTFEKYTSFALHPRILNREQSYEYQECGKTFYQYSNPVQRERTHSSEKPYKYKECGKNFSNGHRLTVHQRFHTGEKPCKCKECGKSFSTFSYLVQHQRTHTVKKVYECKECGKAFIRGSGFVKHGRTHTGEKPYECKECGRTSGSSHFTVHQSSHTAKKAYECGECGKAFYSSSYLVQHQRIHSGEKPYECKKCGNAFIVYGKLLQHQSIHTGXKPFVCKECRKAFSTFSYLVQHQRIHTGEKPYECKECGKAFSSSSPLVKHQRIHTGEKPYECKECGKAFRLSSFLNAPQRIHAGVKPYECKECGKAFSRASYLVQHERLYTGEKPYECKECDKALSAGSYLVQHQRIHTGEKPYECKECGKTFRVHVRVTQHQKIHGDVKPYKCKECGKTXCASYLVQRGRIHTGEKPFECKECGKTFRLNSFLTEHQRLHTGEKPFKCKKCGKGFRYSSALKAIRETIWV from the exons ATGCCCACCTTTGAGAAATATACATCTTTTGCTTTACATCCGAGAATTCTTAATAGAGAGCAATCATATGAATATCAGGAATGTGGGAAGACTTTTTACCAGTACTCAAACCCTGTTCAACGTGAGAGAACACATTCTAGTGAAAAACCCTACAAATACAAAGAATGTGGGAAGAACTTTAGTAATGGACATCGGCTCACTGTACATCAGAGatttcatactggtgagaaaccttgtaaatgtaaggaatgtgggaagtcCTTTAGTACCTTTTCGTACCTTGTTCaacatcagagaactcacactGTTAAGAAAGTctatgaatgtaaagaatgtgggaagGCTTTTATTAGAGGCTCAGGCTTTGTTAAACATGGGAGAACTCATACTGGCGAGAAACCATATGAATGCAAGGAATGTGGGAGGACCTCTGGTAGTAGCCAT TTTACTGTACATCAGAGTAGTCATACTGCTAAGAAAGCTTATGAATGTGGGGAATGTGGAAAAGCTTTTTATAGTAGCTCATACCTTGTTCAACATCAAAGAATCCATAGCggtgagaaaccctatgaatgtaagaAATGTGGGAACGCTTTTATAGTGTATGGAAAACTTCTTCAGCATCAGAGTATTCATACTG AAAAACCTTTTGTGTGTAAAGAATGTAGGAAGGCCTTTAGTACCTTCTCATACCTTGTTCAACATCAGcgaattcatactggtgagaaaccctatgaatgtaaagaatgtgggaaggcctttagtAGTAGCTCACCCCTTGTtaaacatcagagaattcatactggtgagaaaccttatgaatgtaaggaatgtggaaagGCCTTTAGACTGAGTTCATTTCTTAATGCGCCTCAGAGAATTCATGCAGGGGTAAAGCCCTATGAATgcaaggaatgtgggaaagcctttagtcGTGCCTCATACCTTGTTCAACATGAAAGACTTTATACAGGTGAGAAACCCTATGAGTGTAAGGAGTGCGACAAGGCTCTTAGTGCTGGCTCATACCTTGTTCAACATCAGAGgattcatactggtgagaaaccctacgaatgtaaggaatgtggaaagACCTTTCGAGTACATGTACGTGTTACACAGCATCAGAAAATTCATGGTGATGTGAAACCCtataaatgtaaggaatgtggaaaaA GTTGTGCCTCATACCTTGTACAACGTGGcagaattcatactggtgagaaaccctttgaatgtaaggaatgtggcaaGACCTTTAGACTTAATTCCTTCCTTACTGAACATCAGAGGTTGCACACTGGTGAGAAACCCTTTAAGTGTAAAAAATGTGGGAAGGGCTTTAGATACAGTTCAGCCCTTAAAGCAATCAGAGAAACCATATGGGTGTGA